In Helianthus annuus cultivar XRQ/B chromosome 3, HanXRQr2.0-SUNRISE, whole genome shotgun sequence, a single window of DNA contains:
- the LOC110930502 gene encoding uncharacterized protein LOC110930502 — protein MNENQKFDQIWGFRRNADSSSDESKSNFNVGNGQEKAGLVPNLVTPDNDRVSETETDNRHVQVEKKPKRARNAPKKEKISKKEVKSKPKKDSCASSNIKKRGSNTRKKKSKFISQMTVYDDFRIFTESILDDLRVARETMFAKMRKEMDQLVNTKPRSRSKKQKISGGNATKKPIQKPRARKPTKAKQKTELPASKGLDRPQEHVEKENPKDPSSKNSILTDSCPKKPIFTNAPNPVIASSNLTLPLVSPKEKKNPILTDPCAKKPIFMGAPDQIVTSSYLTLPLVSPNDKNNPILIDPSAKKPIFTSATDQIVTSSYLTLPLVSPNDKNNPILIDPCARKPIFTSAPDQIVTSSYLTLPLVLPNDTSLKLQRGNYPGLQGEERFRSYGHNNAEPSCVGNGYPIGLNHHQRFDNGNSFGIPSRGVQEFSHDGSLLGTRVINGGLRYGVGLSGHHIPNHLASSGGFRSLYPN, from the coding sequence ATGAATGAAAATCAGAAATTCGATCAAATTTGGGGATTTAGAAGGAATGCTGATTCCTCAAGTGATGAGTCGAAATCGAATTTTAATGTAGGAAATGGTCAAGAAAAGGCTGGATTAGTTCCTAATTTAGTTACTCCTGACAACGACCGTGTAAGCGAAACCGAAACCGATAATCGACATGTTCAAGTTGAGAAAAAGCCGAAAAGAGCCCGTAACGCACCAAAAAAGGAGAAGATAAGCAAAAAGGAAGTGAAGAGCAAACCAAAGAAAGATTCTTGTGCTTCTTCAAACATAAAGAAGAGAGGAAGTAATACTAGAAAGAAGAAGAGCAAGTTTATCAGCCAAATGACGGTTTATGATGATTTTAGGATCTTTACCGAATCAATCTTGGATGATCTTCGGGTTGCAAGGGAAACCATGTTTgcaaaaatgagaaaagaaatgGATCAACTCGTGAATACAAAACCGCGTTCAAGATCAAAGAAGCAAAAAATTAGCGGAGGTAATGCCACCAAAAAACCGATCCAAAAGCCTCGTGCAAGAAAACCGACAAAAGCGAAGCAGAAAACCGAACTTCCAGCCTCAAAAGGTCTAGACCGCCCTCAAGAACACGTTGAGAAGGAAAACCCAAAAGACCCATCTTCTAAAAACTCAATCTTGACTGATTCTTGTCCTAAAAAACCAATCTTTACAAATGCCCCAAATCCGGTTATCGCTTCTTCAAATTTGACTTTACCATTGGTCTCACCTAAAGAGAAAAAAAATCCAATCTTGACTGATCCTTGTGCTAAAAAACCAATCTTTATGGGTGCCCCGGATCAGATTGTTACTTCTTCATATTTGACTTTACCGTTGGTATCACCTAATGACAAAAACAATCCGATCTTGATTGACCCGTCTGCTAAAAAACCGATCTTTACGAGTGCCACAGATCAGATTGTTACTTCTTCATATTTGACTTTACCATTAGTTTCACCCAATGACAAAAACAATCCAATCTTGATTGACCCTTGTGCTAGAAAACCGATCTTTACGAGTGCCCCGGATCAGATTGTTACCTCTTCATATTTGACTTTGCCATTAGTGTTACCAAATGACACAAGTTTGAAACTTCAAAGGGGCAACTATCCTGGGCTTCAAGGGGAAGAAAGATTTAGAAGCTATGGGCATAACAATGCTGAACCTTCATGTGTTGGAAACGGGTACCCGATTGGATTAAaccatcatcaaagattcgataaTGGCAACAGTTTTGGAATCCCAAGTCGAGGAGTTCAAGAATTTTCGCACGATGGTAGTCTTTTGGGTACACGGGTGATTAACGGAGGGTTAAGATACGGTGTGGGGTTATCAGGCCATCATATACCGAATCATCTTGCTTCAAGTGGCGGCTTTCGCAGTCTTTACCCGAATTAG